A single genomic interval of Zingiber officinale cultivar Zhangliang chromosome 4A, Zo_v1.1, whole genome shotgun sequence harbors:
- the LOC121971022 gene encoding E3 ubiquitin-protein ligase BRE1-like 1, giving the protein MGSTGEPERKRRHFGPISPTSAGATKKQPFSPRSDDKKLDVAVLKYKNQKLSEQLEAQKFEYLALGNKFHQFKEKQKTHEDTLLLVNNNWERLLCDLDSLSTSASGSTCAYHLKHSHLSNDGASFSIEEDFLRRLLETGATECSENASPTSNQDDVQATPLATKSILKNLLSLLNGVWHVNEVFSAACLSTIPEDEPGRKLLKIIQDLEVEVRNFLMAVGDLHLKHRSVADDLLNHQDVDLINKAECKRLAEELASTVAELEESNCRISKLKLHKGTTQNSHFLFPNFGNKQVARDKVKDAKKDMQYMESSLKELTVLVSSRLEDIKKLHEERIDILRKIADMRNALMDFKKISSSKTFVLLSDHLKTSKEEMDQCRVSLEKLQVEKDSFIWWEKEVNWKHEIADIGRTISFLSESRIAELEQSLRKLADERVMLESKLEAATRGSSRKEIIQEFKALVASLPKSMEIVQNEIDQKKEATINLHSLRAEVQCLSSMLHRKENEIKTLFNNSSQQLSEIKQLHTTVQDLRDTNYELKLFLEMYRRESTDSRDLIVSKDNEYEAWAHVHTLKSSLDEHNLELRVKAAIEAEATSLKMLTSAEAEIDELRQMLETCERDMSRLSEILKSKHEEGRTYLSEIECIGQSYEDMQTQNQHLLHQIIERDDYNIKLVMEGVKEKQMQEALRLEIQTMNRKLQQAKLLMDSYDLKASKMDEQLKMWSEQVGKLAEDARQGGATFEHTKKRLLDAQMEAQKLRQLLDGVQDKVEGSRLEVANLLIEIEKERYNKKRTEESLEVMTRKAASLRAQTKGSVLEKLRQEVKEYRGILKCSICLDRQKEVVIAKCYHLFCHQCVQRTVSNRQRKCPTCGASFSPNDVKPIYI; this is encoded by the exons ATGGGAAGCACCGGGGAGCCAGAGAGGAAGCGACGGCATTTCGGGCCCATATCTCCCACTAGCGCCGGTGCCACCAAGAAGCAGCCTTTTTCACCTCGCTCTGATGACAAGAAG CTTGATGTTGCTGTGTTGAAATACAAGAATCAGAAGCTTTCTGAACAATTAGAAGCTCAGAAATTTGAGTATCTTGCTCTTGGAAATAAATTTCATCAGTTCAAAGAGAAACAGAAGACACATGAGGACACGCTACTTTTGGTAAATAATAACTGGGAGCGG CTTCTCTGTGACCTGGACTCACTTTCTACCTCAGCAAGTGGATCTACATGTGCTTATCACTTGAAACACTCTCATTTGTCCAATG ATGGAGCATCCTTCTCCATAGAGGAAGATTTCTTGAGGAGACTTTTGGAAACAGGTGCAACTGAATGTTCTGAGAATGCATCTCCTACATCTAACCAGGATGATGTACAAGCAACACCTTTGGCAACAAAAAGCATCTTGAAGAATCTTTTAAGTTTACTCAATGGTGTATGGCATGTAAATGAGGTGTTTTCTGCTGCTTGCCTTTCAACTATACCTGAAGATG AACCTGGCAGAAAATTGCTGAAAATTATTCAAGACCTTGAGGTAGAGGTTAGAAACTTTCTCATGGCTGTAGGTGATCTTCATTTAAAACATAGATCAGTGGCAGATGACCTCCTAAACCATCAAGATGTAGATTTGATAAATAAGGCTGAATGCAAACGACTAGCAG AGGAGTTGGCCAGTACAGTTGCTGAATTGGAAGAAAGCAATTGTAGGATATCAAAGCTAAAGTTGCATAAAGGCACAACACAAAATTCACATTTCCTTTTCCCTAATTTTGGAAACAAACAAGTTGCTAGAGATAAGGTGAAGGATGCAAAAAAGGATATGCAATATATGGAATCTTCCCTCAAAGAATTGACG GTTCTGGTTTCAAGCCGGTTGGAGGACATAAAGAAATTGCATGAAGAAAGAATTGATATTCTAAGGAAAATAGCTGATATGCGG AATGCTTTGATGGATTTCAAGAAGATATCGTCATCCAAGACTTTTGTGTTGCTGAGTGACCacctgaagacatcaaaggaagaAATGGATCAGTGCCGGGTTTCACTTGAGAAATTGCAG GTTGAAAAAGACAGCTTTATATGGTGGGAAAAGGAGGTGAATTGGAAACATGAGATAGCTGATATTGGTAGGACAATCTCTTTTCTTTCCGAGTCTAGAATTGCCGAACTAGAGCAGAGTCTGCGGAAATTGGCTGATGAAAGGGTTATGTTAGAGTCCAAACTTGAAGCAGCCACAAGAGGATCAA GTAGGAAAGAGATAATTCAAGAATTCAAGGCACTTGTTGCATCACTGCCTAAAAGCATGGAGATCGTGCAAAATGAAATTGATCAAAAAAAGGAAGCTACTATCAACCTTCATTCTCTGAGAGCAGAAGTGCAATGCCTTTCTAGTATGTTGCATAGGAAG GAGAACGAGATTAAAACTTTATTCAATAATTCTTCTCAACAACTTTCTGAAATAAAGCAGCTGCATACAACT GTCCAAGATTTGAGAGATACTAACTATGAATTGAAGCTATTCCTAGAGATGTATAGACGTGAATCTACTGATTCCAG GGATCTCATAGTATCCAAAGACAATGAATATGAAGCATGGGCTCATGTCCATACTCTCAAATCATCTCTTGATGAACACAACTTGGAATTGCGTGTTAAGGCAGCCATTGAAGCTGAAGCAACATCTCTAAAGATGCTAACTTCTGCTGAAGCTGAGATTGATGAATTGAGGCAGATGTTGGAAACATGTGAGAG GGATATGTCTAGGTTGTCTGAGATTCTGAAATCAAAACACGAGGAAGGAAGAACATATTTATCCGAAATTGAG TGTATTGGACAATCATACGAAGATATGCAAACTCAAAACCAACACTTGTTGCACCAGATTATAGAGAGAGACGACTACAACATCAAA CTTGTGATGGAGGGCGTGAAAGAGAAGCAAATGCAGGAAGCACTTCGTTTGGAAATACAAACTATGAACAGAAAGCTACAACAAGCCAAACTGTTGATGGATTCATATGACCTGAAGGCTTCGAAAATGGATGAACAGCTGAAGATGTGGTCAGAGCAAGTGGGGAAACTTGCTGAGGATGCTCGACAGGGTGGAGCCACTTTTGAGCACACCAAGAAAAGGCTATTGGATGCACAGATGGAGGCTCAAAAATTGAGACAATTACTCGACGGTGTTCAAGACAAGGTTGAGGGAAGCCGACTAGAGGTAGCAAATTTGCTGATAGAAATAGAGAAAGAGAG GTACAACAAGAAGAGAACTGAGGAAAGTTTAGAAGTCATGACGAGGAAAGCTGCCTCTCTCAGGGCACAAACTAAGGGTTCTGTCCTGGAGAAACTTCGGCAAGAAGTAAAAGAATATAGGGGAATCCTCAAATGCAGTATCTGCCTTGATCGGCAAAAGGAG GTTGTGATTGCAAAATGCTACCATTTATTCTGCCATCAGTGTGTCCAAAGAACAGTTAGCAACCGTCAGCGCAAGTGCCCAACTTGCGGGGCGAGTTTCAGCCCAAACGATGTCAAGCCAATCTACATTTGA
- the LOC121972766 gene encoding DNA-directed RNA polymerases II, IV and V subunit 9A-like, which translates to MSAMKFCRECNNILYPREDRERKVLLFACRNCDYQEVADCNCVYRNVVHHSAGERTQILHDVASDPTLPRTKTMKCIQCNHPEVVFFQAAARGEEGMTLFFVCCNANCGHRWREN; encoded by the exons ATGAGTGCCATGAAGTTTTGCCGCGAGTG CAACAACATCCTTTACCCGAGAGAAGACAGGGAGCGGAAGGTCCTCCTCTTTGCCTGCCGGAACTGCGACTACCAA GAGGTAGCTGATTGTAACTGTGTCTATAGAAACGTGGTACATCATTCTGCAGGTGAACGCACTCAAATCTTACATGATGTAGCATCTGATCCAACTCTTCCTCGCACAAAGACAATGAAATGCATTCAGTGCAATCATCCTGAAGTTGTATTCTTCCAG GCTGCTGCTAGGGGAGAGGAAGGTATGACTTTGTTCTTCGTCTGCTGCAACGCTAATTGTGGTCACAGATGGAGAGAGAACTGA